A part of Desulfotomaculum nigrificans DSM 574 genomic DNA contains:
- the rpoD gene encoding RNA polymerase sigma factor RpoD yields MRDEIKGVKVEKVKEMIEKGKKRGSLTYGEIMDSLQGAELTAEQIDDIYEQLAAMGIEVVPEVTDLEPLEVDDAADTPTEDVEIDLSIPEGIGIDDPVRMYLKEIGRVPLLSPEEEVELAKRMEQGDEEAKRRLAEANLRLVVSIAKRYVGRGMLFLDLIQEGNLGLIKAVEKFDYRKGYKFSTYATWWIRQAITRAIADQARTIRIPVHMVETINKLIRVSRQLLQELGREPTPEEIAKEMNISGDKVREIMKIAQEPVSLETPIGEEEDSHLGDFIEDADARAPAEEASFTLLREQLDEVLKTLTDREQKVLRLRFGLDDGRARTLEEVGQKFGVTRERIRQIEAKTLRKLRHPSRSKKLKDYLD; encoded by the coding sequence GTGAGGGACGAAATAAAAGGTGTAAAAGTTGAAAAAGTTAAAGAGATGATTGAAAAGGGCAAAAAGCGCGGTTCCCTGACTTATGGTGAAATCATGGATAGCCTGCAAGGTGCCGAATTAACGGCGGAACAAATTGATGATATCTATGAACAATTAGCTGCCATGGGAATTGAAGTCGTCCCCGAAGTCACCGACCTGGAGCCACTGGAAGTAGACGATGCGGCAGACACACCAACCGAAGATGTGGAAATTGATTTAAGTATTCCAGAGGGTATTGGTATTGATGACCCGGTAAGGATGTACCTGAAAGAGATTGGCCGCGTGCCCCTTTTATCACCGGAAGAAGAAGTGGAATTGGCTAAACGTATGGAACAGGGCGATGAAGAGGCCAAACGCCGTTTAGCCGAGGCCAACCTGCGCTTGGTGGTAAGTATTGCCAAACGATATGTGGGTCGGGGAATGCTGTTCCTGGATCTCATTCAGGAAGGTAACCTGGGTTTAATTAAAGCTGTTGAGAAATTTGATTATCGTAAAGGATATAAATTTAGTACCTATGCCACCTGGTGGATTCGCCAGGCCATCACCCGGGCCATTGCGGATCAGGCTCGCACCATCCGGATCCCGGTACATATGGTGGAGACCATCAATAAATTAATTAGAGTTTCCCGGCAATTATTACAGGAATTAGGCCGGGAACCAACCCCCGAGGAAATTGCCAAAGAGATGAATATCTCCGGTGACAAAGTGCGGGAAATTATGAAGATTGCCCAAGAACCTGTGTCACTGGAAACTCCCATTGGTGAAGAAGAAGACTCTCACCTGGGCGATTTCATTGAAGATGCCGATGCCCGGGCACCGGCAGAAGAAGCTTCCTTTACTCTGCTGCGGGAGCAGTTGGATGAAGTTTTAAAAACCCTGACTGACCGCGAGCAGAAAGTGCTGCGCCTGCGCTTTGGGTTGGATGACGGGCGGGCTCGTACCCTGGAAGAAGTGGGTCAGAAGTTTGGTGTGACCCGTGAGCGCATCCGCCAAATTGAGGCCAAAACCCTAAGAAAGCTGCGTCACCCCAGCCGCAGTAAGAAGCTAAAGGATTATTTAGACTAA
- a CDS encoding flavodoxin family protein: protein MLILGLNGSPNAEGNTSFMLKEALQAAAETGAETRLINVAEIVVTANQLFCDACTTPCAGVCYRDTPLEDLLNLIKQADGIIMGSPVYFGTIASPMKLLWDKSRALRKEKALVDVVGAAISVGGSRFGGQETTVKALQDIMLVHGMILVGDGAYDFDAGHLGASAQRPAAQDPDAVKRCRILGHRVAEVARATVALRQRKKG, encoded by the coding sequence ATGTTAATACTGGGTCTTAACGGCAGCCCCAATGCTGAAGGCAACACATCCTTTATGTTGAAAGAAGCTTTACAGGCGGCTGCCGAGACCGGCGCGGAAACCAGGTTGATCAATGTGGCTGAAATTGTGGTGACAGCTAATCAACTGTTTTGTGATGCCTGTACCACTCCCTGTGCCGGCGTTTGTTACCGGGATACACCATTAGAGGATTTGCTTAATCTTATCAAGCAGGCTGATGGCATTATTATGGGTAGCCCGGTATACTTTGGGACCATAGCTTCGCCCATGAAACTGCTGTGGGATAAAAGCCGGGCTTTGCGTAAGGAAAAGGCCCTGGTTGATGTGGTGGGAGCAGCTATCTCAGTGGGAGGGTCCCGTTTTGGGGGGCAGGAAACCACGGTGAAAGCTCTGCAGGATATCATGTTGGTGCACGGTATGATTCTGGTGGGAGACGGCGCCTATGACTTTGATGCCGGGCACCTGGGGGCCAGCGCCCAAAGACCGGCAGCTCAGGATCCCGATGCGGTTAAACGCTGCCGCATATTAGGCCACCGGGTGGCTGAAGTGGCCCGGGCCACTGTTGCTCTTAGACAAAGAAAAAAAGGTTAG
- a CDS encoding tRNA (adenine(22)-N(1))-methyltransferase: MIKISDRLKLLAGYVPPGSIMADIGTDHGYLPVYLIQQGICPRAVAADINQGPLQAARANVTQHGVADLIDLRLGNGLQVLDPGEVDTIVIAGMGGGTIRDILSDAPAVATAARRLILQPMADEAELRQYLVQNGWTIVDEDMLLEDGRLYIIVVAERGAERMPAPILLELGPRLVEKKHPLLPELINRLTAKYEKVLTGLAKSSQPEAKEKADRIREKLVHLKEVGTCL; this comes from the coding sequence ATGATAAAAATCAGTGACAGATTAAAACTACTGGCCGGATATGTTCCCCCGGGCAGTATTATGGCCGATATTGGTACCGATCACGGGTACTTACCTGTATACTTAATCCAGCAAGGTATTTGCCCCAGGGCGGTGGCCGCTGATATTAACCAGGGCCCTCTGCAGGCGGCCAGAGCCAACGTGACCCAACATGGAGTGGCAGACCTGATTGACCTGCGGCTGGGCAACGGCTTGCAAGTGTTGGACCCTGGAGAAGTAGATACTATCGTTATTGCCGGTATGGGCGGCGGCACCATCCGGGATATTTTAAGTGATGCACCCGCCGTGGCCACCGCGGCCCGCCGATTAATATTGCAGCCAATGGCTGATGAGGCAGAGCTGCGGCAATATTTAGTACAAAACGGCTGGACCATTGTGGACGAGGATATGTTGCTGGAGGATGGCCGTTTATACATTATAGTGGTGGCCGAAAGGGGAGCGGAAAGGATGCCAGCCCCCATTTTACTGGAACTGGGTCCCCGCCTGGTAGAGAAAAAACACCCCCTGTTGCCGGAACTTATTAACAGGTTAACGGCCAAATATGAAAAGGTCCTCACCGGGTTAGCTAAAAGCAGCCAACCTGAAGCAAAGGAAAAGGCCGACAGAATTAGGGAAAAACTTGTGCATTTGAAGGAGGTAGGGACATGCCTGTAA
- the dnaG gene encoding DNA primase, giving the protein MSGRIPDEVIEDIRQKSDIVEVVSRYISLEKRGRNYVALCPFHQEKTPSFNINPEKQIFHCFGCGVGGEVFKFLMLMEGLSFPEAVRLQGAKVGVVIPEQLSPRDLARRSKQQRALQIYALARDFYRALLSRDVGAKAVEYLAGRNLSETVRETFQLGYAPEGWDNLTKFLTAKGISVDELVKLGLAQSKAPGRCYDRFRNRIIFPIWDPQGRVVGFGGRTMGDDLPKYLNSPEGEYFNKGQLLYGLHLARRGIREQGYAVLMEGYVDVVSTYQHGVTNAVASLGTAFTREQGKLLMNYTHQVVIAYDSDSAGVKAAVRAAEILQELGGQVRIATIPEGKDPDEFIQKYGQPGWADVIKNAVSLIQFKLLQAVKQYGLREKKKILLEVLPNLAAVASPLELEEAIQQTATVLQVNWETVLAEVKKFKRNSRKTTPVWDKTVKNSHNIPSNANPAPKDARSNAETGLLRLALEHQDIVNRIEAELGREFFQNPDYQVIFSAILELGAQVSAARLFDKLKEPQQKVLSELLVQEIPGENLDQIFNDLVSTIKRASGKARLEELLMQLAVAEKAGNTERVLRLRQEINFNIMKSEGPERGVAT; this is encoded by the coding sequence ATGAGTGGCCGTATCCCGGACGAGGTAATAGAAGACATTCGCCAAAAGTCCGATATTGTCGAAGTGGTTTCCCGGTATATTTCTCTGGAGAAGCGGGGCAGGAATTATGTAGCACTTTGTCCTTTCCACCAGGAAAAGACGCCTTCCTTCAACATTAATCCGGAAAAACAGATTTTTCACTGTTTTGGTTGCGGTGTTGGAGGAGAGGTTTTTAAATTTCTGATGCTGATGGAAGGGTTGTCTTTTCCCGAAGCGGTCAGATTGCAGGGGGCTAAAGTCGGGGTAGTAATTCCGGAACAACTTTCTCCCCGGGATTTAGCCCGCCGTAGTAAGCAGCAAAGGGCTTTGCAAATATACGCCCTGGCCAGAGATTTTTACCGTGCGCTGCTGTCCCGGGACGTAGGGGCCAAGGCGGTTGAGTATTTGGCAGGTCGCAATTTGTCTGAAACAGTCAGGGAAACCTTTCAACTGGGCTATGCCCCCGAAGGCTGGGATAACCTGACCAAATTTTTAACGGCCAAAGGTATTTCCGTCGATGAATTGGTTAAGCTGGGGTTGGCCCAGAGTAAAGCTCCTGGCCGGTGTTATGACCGGTTCCGCAATCGGATTATCTTTCCCATATGGGATCCCCAGGGTCGGGTGGTTGGCTTTGGCGGCCGAACTATGGGAGATGATCTACCTAAGTACCTTAACTCCCCGGAAGGGGAATATTTTAACAAAGGGCAACTGTTATATGGCCTGCATTTAGCCCGCCGGGGCATCAGGGAACAAGGGTATGCCGTTTTGATGGAAGGATATGTGGATGTTGTTTCCACCTATCAACATGGAGTAACCAATGCGGTGGCTTCCCTGGGCACCGCCTTTACCCGGGAACAGGGTAAACTGCTGATGAACTATACCCACCAGGTGGTTATAGCCTATGACTCGGACAGCGCAGGAGTTAAGGCAGCCGTTCGGGCAGCGGAAATACTGCAGGAACTGGGGGGGCAGGTGCGCATTGCCACCATTCCGGAAGGTAAGGACCCCGATGAATTTATACAAAAATACGGCCAACCGGGCTGGGCTGATGTAATTAAAAATGCAGTGTCCTTAATTCAGTTTAAGTTATTACAGGCAGTTAAACAATATGGTTTGCGAGAAAAGAAGAAAATTCTTTTGGAGGTGTTACCCAATTTGGCTGCAGTGGCCAGTCCGTTAGAATTAGAGGAAGCCATCCAACAAACGGCCACGGTTTTACAAGTCAATTGGGAAACCGTGTTGGCAGAAGTTAAAAAATTTAAAAGAAATAGCAGAAAGACAACTCCAGTATGGGATAAAACTGTTAAAAATAGCCATAATATACCGAGTAATGCCAACCCGGCACCTAAGGATGCTCGATCCAATGCCGAGACAGGATTGTTAAGGTTAGCTTTAGAGCATCAAGATATTGTAAATCGTATTGAGGCTGAATTGGGTAGGGAATTCTTTCAAAACCCTGATTACCAGGTAATCTTTTCCGCCATACTGGAACTTGGGGCCCAAGTATCGGCCGCCAGGTTATTCGATAAATTAAAGGAACCCCAGCAGAAAGTTTTAAGTGAACTATTGGTGCAGGAAATACCGGGTGAAAATCTGGATCAAATATTTAATGACCTGGTTAGCACTATTAAAAGGGCAAGCGGCAAGGCCCGGCTGGAAGAACTACTGATGCAACTGGCCGTGGCGGAAAAGGCCGGCAACACCGAGCGGGTGCTCAGGTTGCGCCAGGAAATTAATTTTAACATTATGAAATCCGAGGGGCCCGAAAGGGGAGTGGCAACGTGA
- the ppdK gene encoding pyruvate, phosphate dikinase translates to MAATKYVYTFSEGKAEMKDLLGGKGANLAEMTNIGLPVPPGFTITTEACKEFYKAGRNFPAGLEQEVEEKVAWLEQTLGKKFGDPNGPLLVSVRSGAVISMPGMMDTVLNLGLNDQTVIGLAASSGNPRWAYDCYRRFIQMFGNVVLGIEHHRFEAVLEDQKYKAGVKYDNQLTAEDWQEVIKHYKTIVRKETGKDFPQDPMEQLYKAIYAVFNSWENDRAIVYRKIHKIPDDLGTAVNVQAMVFGNMGDDCGTGVAFTRNPSTGEKVLYGEFLTNAQGEDVVAGIRTPQPIAKLEEEMPEVYRQFAQTCALLEKHYKDMQDIEFTIERNKLWMLQTRNGKRTAQAAIRIAVEMVEEGLISKETAIKRVDPMQLNQLLHRRIDPNAKLEVIAKGLPASPGSACGAVVFDADLAEKLGEQGKKVILVGTETTPDDIHGMVASQGILTSRGGMTSHAAVVARGMGKPCVCGCESIKIDYENKQFLVGQLVVKEGDVISIDGSTGQVMLGEVPMIDPELSPEFQKLLTWADEIRTLGVRANADTPEDAAKAREFGAGGIGLTRTEHMFMAQDRLPIVQEMILASTLEEREAALAKLLPMQEGDFYGILKAMAGLPVCIRLLDPPLHEFLPNAEELAVEITRLKLTNSDQSEIKAKEELLRKVRSLSEFNPMLGHRGCRLGITWPEVYAMQARAIFQATARLVKEGYQVEPEVEIPLVIEVKELAYLRQVVERVAQEVKEATGVDFHYTVGTMIEVPRAALLADEIATQAEFFSFGTNDLTQTTLGFSRDDAEGKFMQPYLEKKILTENPFMVLDRKGVGKLMQWTVENARRVKPELIIGICGEHGGEPSSIEFCHLIGLDYVSCSPYRVPIARLAAAQAKVNND, encoded by the coding sequence GTGGCAGCCACAAAGTATGTCTATACCTTTTCTGAAGGAAAAGCGGAAATGAAGGACCTGTTGGGTGGTAAAGGGGCTAACCTGGCTGAAATGACTAACATCGGTTTGCCTGTGCCTCCCGGCTTTACCATCACCACCGAAGCTTGCAAAGAGTTTTATAAAGCAGGACGTAATTTCCCTGCCGGCCTGGAACAGGAAGTGGAAGAAAAGGTAGCCTGGTTGGAACAGACCCTGGGCAAGAAATTTGGTGATCCCAACGGACCCTTACTGGTATCGGTGCGTTCCGGTGCCGTCATCTCTATGCCCGGCATGATGGATACTGTGCTGAACCTGGGTCTGAACGATCAAACAGTCATCGGTTTAGCTGCCAGCAGCGGTAATCCACGCTGGGCTTACGATTGCTACCGGCGCTTCATTCAAATGTTTGGCAATGTGGTGTTGGGTATCGAACATCACCGCTTTGAGGCAGTTTTAGAAGACCAGAAATATAAAGCCGGGGTAAAGTATGATAACCAGTTAACTGCTGAAGATTGGCAGGAGGTTATCAAGCACTATAAAACCATTGTGCGCAAAGAAACCGGTAAAGATTTTCCCCAAGACCCCATGGAGCAATTATATAAAGCCATCTATGCTGTCTTTAATTCATGGGAAAATGACCGGGCCATTGTCTATCGTAAAATTCACAAAATACCGGATGACCTGGGCACTGCCGTAAACGTGCAGGCAATGGTATTCGGTAATATGGGAGATGATTGTGGTACCGGGGTAGCTTTTACCCGCAACCCCTCCACCGGGGAAAAGGTACTCTATGGAGAATTTCTCACCAATGCCCAGGGTGAAGACGTAGTGGCCGGTATTCGTACACCTCAGCCCATCGCCAAGCTGGAAGAAGAAATGCCCGAAGTTTACCGGCAGTTTGCCCAGACCTGTGCTTTGCTGGAAAAACATTACAAAGATATGCAGGATATTGAGTTTACCATTGAGCGGAATAAACTCTGGATGTTGCAAACCCGTAATGGCAAACGGACAGCCCAAGCAGCCATCAGGATTGCCGTAGAAATGGTGGAGGAGGGGCTCATTAGTAAAGAGACCGCCATTAAACGAGTTGACCCCATGCAGCTGAACCAGCTTTTACACCGCCGCATTGATCCCAATGCCAAGCTGGAAGTTATTGCTAAAGGTCTGCCTGCTTCCCCCGGTTCCGCCTGCGGCGCCGTGGTATTTGATGCCGATTTAGCGGAAAAATTGGGCGAGCAAGGTAAAAAGGTAATTTTAGTAGGGACGGAAACCACCCCGGACGATATTCACGGCATGGTGGCATCCCAGGGTATCCTCACTTCCCGGGGCGGCATGACCAGTCACGCGGCAGTGGTGGCCCGGGGTATGGGCAAACCCTGTGTTTGCGGCTGTGAAAGCATTAAAATTGATTATGAAAACAAACAATTCCTGGTGGGTCAGCTGGTGGTCAAAGAAGGTGATGTTATCTCCATTGACGGCTCCACCGGTCAAGTAATGCTGGGTGAAGTACCCATGATTGATCCGGAGCTGTCACCGGAGTTCCAAAAACTGTTGACCTGGGCGGACGAAATCCGTACCCTGGGCGTCAGGGCCAATGCTGACACCCCGGAGGACGCGGCCAAAGCCAGGGAATTTGGCGCCGGCGGTATTGGTCTAACCCGCACCGAGCATATGTTTATGGCCCAGGACAGATTACCCATTGTGCAAGAAATGATCCTGGCCTCCACCCTGGAAGAGCGGGAGGCAGCCCTGGCCAAACTGCTGCCCATGCAGGAAGGGGACTTCTATGGTATATTAAAGGCTATGGCCGGCTTACCGGTATGTATCCGCCTGCTGGATCCGCCGTTACATGAATTCTTACCCAATGCCGAGGAACTGGCGGTGGAAATTACCCGGTTAAAACTAACCAACAGTGATCAGAGCGAAATTAAGGCCAAGGAAGAACTGCTGCGCAAGGTTCGCTCCCTGTCTGAGTTTAACCCCATGCTGGGTCACCGCGGCTGCCGGTTGGGGATCACCTGGCCGGAGGTATACGCCATGCAGGCCAGGGCCATCTTCCAAGCCACTGCCCGGTTGGTTAAAGAGGGGTATCAGGTGGAGCCGGAAGTAGAAATTCCTTTGGTGATTGAAGTGAAGGAATTGGCTTACCTGCGGCAGGTAGTGGAACGGGTGGCCCAGGAAGTAAAAGAAGCCACCGGGGTGGACTTCCATTATACTGTGGGTACCATGATTGAAGTGCCCAGAGCAGCATTGCTGGCTGACGAAATTGCCACCCAGGCTGAATTCTTCTCCTTTGGTACCAATGACCTGACCCAAACCACCCTGGGCTTCTCCCGGGACGATGCCGAAGGTAAGTTCATGCAGCCTTACTTAGAAAAGAAAATCCTTACCGAAAACCCCTTTATGGTGTTAGATCGTAAGGGCGTGGGCAAACTGATGCAGTGGACGGTAGAAAATGCTCGCCGGGTTAAACCGGAGCTGATTATCGGCATCTGCGGTGAACATGGCGGCGAACCCAGCTCCATTGAGTTCTGCCACCTAATCGGCTTGGACTACGTCAGCTGCTCACCCTATCGGGTACCCATCGCCCGGTTGGCCGCAGCCCAGGCTAAGGTTAACAACGACTAA
- the thpR gene encoding RNA 2',3'-cyclic phosphodiesterase, translating into MQNLRLFIAIDVPDSLKNSLTELQRTIFADSSVKLVEQQNLHLTLKFLGETPGDKCPDIVQAMQQTVIGCPPFQLRLHGLGIFPTRGNPKVVWVGIGGARGKLITLQQNLEQNLAGFGFPAEGRKYSPHLTLGRLREPLNLNQLQTNIGRYREQEFGAWQVSAIKLMQSTLTKAGPIYKVLATIPLG; encoded by the coding sequence ATGCAAAACCTCAGACTTTTTATTGCCATAGACGTCCCGGATTCACTGAAAAATTCCTTAACCGAACTGCAAAGAACAATTTTTGCCGACTCCTCTGTTAAATTGGTGGAGCAGCAAAATCTTCATCTTACTTTAAAATTTTTAGGTGAAACTCCCGGGGACAAGTGCCCGGACATCGTGCAGGCCATGCAACAAACCGTAATTGGTTGTCCACCCTTTCAACTCCGACTGCATGGCCTGGGTATCTTCCCAACCAGGGGTAACCCGAAGGTTGTTTGGGTTGGTATTGGCGGTGCAAGAGGGAAGCTGATCACCTTACAACAAAATCTGGAACAAAATCTGGCCGGGTTTGGTTTCCCTGCGGAGGGGCGAAAATATTCCCCCCACCTGACCCTGGGCCGACTCCGAGAACCTCTTAATTTAAATCAGCTACAGACAAACATCGGCCGGTACCGTGAGCAAGAGTTTGGGGCGTGGCAGGTTTCTGCCATTAAACTGATGCAAAGTACCCTAACCAAGGCCGGCCCCATTTATAAAGTACTGGCCACCATACCGTTGGGTTAA
- a CDS encoding methyl-accepting chemotaxis protein has product MLSYSRMRSAILDQEQVTYRNMESIVRNDLEAVFTSTRMGLASVVNMPEVQQAFAQRDREKLLQLTMPIFAEAKKEGIEQFQFHLAPAISFLRLHQPAKYGDDLSSFRATVVQCNNTKQTVAGLEEGKGGFGFRVVTPVFYQGRHVGSAEYGMGFNNRLLLKWQKQIGGDFFMYPYASSGVAWAKIDKDKPLAGTAEKDELKVPVEEIKAAMSGKGFRTVYLQNGAVAAVIIPVFDYSGKPISYVKANLDRTKVLNELTKVLRDSIIHLVLSVLVMGLIMYLLIGKILKPLDKLTGEIAVVAQGDLTRDFHIQGHDEIARLGQKFNTMLLNFRQLIGETVTVANKLKGSSESLSRSSEETSASVQEATEQIDKLAYSLNDLGNIAQDTAQYSQRVAQAAEEGQQAVQQAINQMTVLHHMVEGLAADTGGLGYKIEDINKFVQLIGDIADQTNLLALNAAIEAARAGEHGQGFSVVAQEVRKLADRSNQAARDVKQIIKEISEQSENVICSMDAGLNEVKTGRALIERTGEKFNHIRDLVDSLVQQAQAVAAASAQANLSGSEIAAATQQQSAAVQQVAGEAHLLNQLSQDLLDQIGKFKSNASADNQPA; this is encoded by the coding sequence ATGTTAAGTTACAGCCGAATGAGGTCGGCTATACTGGATCAGGAACAGGTGACCTACCGTAATATGGAATCCATTGTCAGGAATGACCTGGAAGCAGTGTTCACTTCCACCCGCATGGGACTGGCCAGTGTGGTAAACATGCCGGAAGTGCAGCAGGCCTTTGCCCAGCGGGACCGGGAGAAACTGCTGCAACTTACCATGCCTATTTTTGCAGAAGCCAAGAAAGAAGGTATTGAGCAGTTTCAGTTTCACCTGGCCCCGGCTATATCCTTTCTAAGACTACACCAGCCGGCTAAATATGGTGATGATTTGTCCTCTTTCCGGGCTACGGTGGTGCAGTGCAATAACACTAAGCAAACGGTGGCCGGGTTGGAAGAAGGTAAGGGCGGCTTTGGTTTCCGGGTGGTAACACCGGTTTTCTACCAGGGCCGGCACGTGGGCAGCGCTGAATACGGCATGGGCTTTAATAATAGGCTGCTGCTCAAGTGGCAGAAACAAATTGGCGGCGATTTCTTTATGTATCCTTACGCCAGTTCAGGTGTGGCCTGGGCTAAGATTGATAAGGACAAACCTTTGGCCGGTACAGCCGAGAAAGATGAATTAAAGGTGCCGGTGGAGGAAATAAAAGCAGCCATGTCCGGTAAAGGTTTCCGGACGGTGTATTTGCAAAATGGCGCAGTGGCCGCAGTAATCATACCGGTTTTTGATTATAGCGGCAAACCCATTAGCTATGTCAAAGCCAATCTGGATCGCACCAAAGTACTTAATGAACTAACCAAGGTACTTAGAGATAGTATTATTCATTTAGTGCTGTCTGTGCTGGTAATGGGCCTGATTATGTATCTGTTGATCGGTAAAATACTTAAGCCCCTGGACAAGTTGACCGGGGAAATTGCTGTGGTGGCCCAGGGAGATTTAACCAGGGATTTTCATATCCAGGGTCATGATGAGATCGCCAGACTGGGCCAGAAGTTTAATACCATGTTATTAAATTTCCGGCAACTCATTGGCGAAACTGTTACCGTGGCTAACAAGTTAAAAGGGTCCAGTGAGTCCCTTAGCCGATCCTCGGAAGAAACCAGTGCTTCTGTTCAGGAAGCCACCGAGCAAATTGATAAATTAGCCTATTCCCTTAATGATTTAGGCAACATTGCCCAGGACACGGCCCAATATAGCCAGCGGGTTGCTCAGGCCGCCGAAGAAGGTCAGCAAGCGGTGCAGCAGGCAATTAACCAGATGACTGTTTTACACCATATGGTGGAAGGTTTAGCCGCGGATACCGGCGGCTTGGGCTATAAAATTGAGGATATCAATAAGTTTGTGCAATTGATTGGGGACATTGCTGACCAAACCAACCTGTTGGCCTTGAATGCAGCCATTGAAGCGGCCCGGGCCGGCGAGCATGGCCAGGGATTTTCCGTAGTAGCCCAGGAGGTGCGCAAATTAGCCGATCGATCCAACCAAGCAGCCAGGGATGTTAAACAAATTATTAAAGAAATTAGCGAGCAGTCGGAAAATGTTATCTGCAGCATGGATGCCGGTCTAAATGAAGTCAAAACCGGACGCGCCTTAATCGAACGAACCGGAGAAAAGTTTAATCACATTAGGGATCTGGTGGATTCTTTAGTGCAACAGGCCCAGGCAGTGGCTGCCGCCAGTGCCCAGGCTAATTTAAGTGGCTCGGAAATTGCCGCCGCCACCCAGCAGCAATCGGCAGCTGTTCAACAGGTGGCTGGGGAAGCCCATCTGCTGAACCAATTATCCCAAGATTTATTAGACCAGATAGGAAAATTTAAAAGCAATGCCAGTGCTGACAACCAGCCTGCTTAG
- a CDS encoding deoxyguanosinetriphosphate triphosphohydrolase, giving the protein MDIRQQTEELERKLLSPYACCSADSKGRERPEEPCPVRTVFQRDRDRIIHCKAFRRLKLKTQVFIIPEGDHYRTRLTHTLEVAQIARTCAKALRLNEDLTEAIALGHDLGHTPFGHAGEQVLAKVYSPDFKHNRQSLRVVDLLEGQHGLNLTWEVRDGILNHTGPNMPATLEGQIVKIADRIAYINHDIDDALRAGVLKEQDLPRDCLEILGFRHSERINTMVIDLIRASTGRPEITMSREVRQAMEKLRNFMFDHVYIGSEAKTEENKARHVVESLYFYFLEHPERMPGDILNREEPEGTPRLVADYIAGMTDRYAVAEYKKIFIPRGFPLHKL; this is encoded by the coding sequence ATGGACATCAGGCAACAGACTGAGGAACTGGAAAGAAAGCTGTTATCCCCCTATGCCTGCTGCAGTGCTGACAGTAAAGGCAGGGAACGCCCGGAGGAACCCTGTCCGGTGCGCACAGTGTTTCAGCGGGACCGCGATCGCATCATCCACTGCAAAGCCTTTCGGCGACTAAAGCTTAAGACACAGGTCTTTATTATCCCCGAAGGGGACCATTACCGAACCAGGCTTACGCATACCCTGGAAGTGGCACAAATAGCCAGAACCTGTGCCAAAGCCTTACGTCTTAATGAGGATTTAACCGAAGCCATTGCCTTAGGCCATGACCTGGGTCATACCCCCTTTGGTCATGCCGGGGAGCAAGTGTTGGCCAAGGTGTACTCACCCGATTTTAAACATAACAGGCAAAGTCTCAGGGTGGTGGATTTGCTGGAGGGCCAGCATGGTTTAAATCTTACCTGGGAGGTAAGGGATGGTATTTTAAATCATACCGGTCCTAATATGCCGGCCACCCTGGAGGGGCAAATTGTAAAAATTGCTGACCGTATCGCTTATATTAACCATGATATTGATGACGCCCTGCGGGCCGGGGTGCTTAAAGAGCAGGATTTGCCCCGGGATTGCCTGGAAATCTTAGGCTTCCGGCACAGTGAGAGAATCAATACTATGGTGATAGATTTAATCAGGGCCAGCACCGGCCGGCCGGAAATCACCATGAGTCGGGAAGTCCGGCAAGCCATGGAGAAATTGCGAAACTTTATGTTTGACCATGTATATATCGGCTCAGAGGCTAAAACTGAAGAAAATAAAGCCCGGCATGTGGTGGAAAGCCTTTATTTTTACTTCCTTGAACACCCGGAACGGATGCCCGGCGATATCCTAAACAGGGAGGAGCCGGAGGGTACACCCCGGTTGGTGGCCGATTACATAGCGGGAATGACAGATCGTTACGCTGTGGCTGAATATAAAAAAATATTTATCCCCAGGGGATTTCCCCTGCATAAACTATAG